The following DNA comes from Rhodopseudomonas boonkerdii.
CGCTGAGGTCGGCATTGAACGGCGTGGTCGCGGCGCAGAACACGCCGGTGGGGAAGGTGGCTGTCATGGGCGTCTCTCTCGTATGCATGTTGCAGGCTGTTGTTTCATGCGGCTAGCAGAAGGGCGTCACATCTCATGGTTCGAGACGCGGCCAAGGGGCCGCTCCTCACCATGAGGGCCTTGTTTTATGGCCCTAAAGTCAGCCCTCATCCTGAGGAGCCGCGAAGCGGCGTCTCGAAGGATGGCGGCAGGCTCTGAGCCAGACCAGCTCGTGGTTCCAGACGTGCGCAAAGGCACGCTCCTCACCATGAGGGGCAGAGATCTCACGGCATGATCTGGCCGCCATTCACCTCGATCACTTGACCGGTGATGTAGCCGCTCATGGTTTCGTCGGCGAGGAATTGATAGGCGCCGACACAATCCTCCGGCGTGCCGATGCGGCCGAGCGGAATGCCCTGGCGCGCGCCTTCGAGCTGCTCTTCGGTGGAATAGCGCTGGTGAAACGGCGTCATGATCACGCCCGGTGCCACCGCATTGGCGCGCACGTTGAACGGCGCCAGTTCCTTCGCCAGCACGCGGGTGATGGTGCTCACAAAGCCCTTCGCCGAGCCGTACAGGCCGGCGCCGCCACTGCCGCCATTGCGCGCCGCGACCGAAGTGGTGTTGATGATCGAGCCCGAGCGCTGCGCCTCCATGATCTTGGCGGCCTTGCGACAGGCGAAGAACACCGAGCCGATATTGAGATCGACCACGTCGTCATACTGTTCGTCGGTGGCATTGGCGATCGAGGTGCGGCCGAACATGGCGCCGGCATTGTTGATCAGCACGTCGATACGGCCCAGCTTGGCGTGGGCTTCCTCGATCACCCGCGCAGCTTCCGCACGCTCGGAGACATCGCCGCGCAGCAGCTCAGCCTTGCCGCCGGCAGCCTGGATGCTGGTGACCACGTCCTGCGCGCCTTCGGGATTGCCATTGTAGTGTACGATCAGGTTGGCGCCGAGCGCGCCGAATTTCTTGGCCACGGCAGCGCCGATGCCGGAGCTTGCGCCGATGATAACGATGGCCTTGCCGTTCAGTCCGTTGGTCACGCAGGAGTCCTTTCGCATGCTGCGAGCGTTCGACCACGAATTCTGCAACCTGACAAGTTGTCAGATTTTGTGCGCTGCAATACGACTTATGACCTAATCCAGCAATTTTACTGTTGTAAATCATATAGATGATCGTTCTGTCACGACTTCTGTGTATTCTTGACATGTTGACAAGTTGAATGCGCCCTCGCATGGTCCCCGCAACCTGGCGAGGAAATGTTTCCGAGAGAGCCGATCGGACCGATCGGGGTTCGAATGAAACATCCATGCCGCCCTAATGAGACGCGGTCCGACTTGATCATGAAGCCGATCGATTCCAGCGAACACCCCGATGCTCCGCGTCCGCGTCATGCCGGCGCGTCACTCGTCGACAAGGTCTATGGCGAACTCGCCCAGCGCATCGCCAACGGCGACTACGCCACCGACCAGAAGCTACCCGGCGAGCATGAACTCGCTGCCGTCTTCGACGTTTCGCGTCCGGTGCTCCGCGAAGCGCTCGGCCGCTTGCGCGAGGATGGGCTGATCTATTCTCGCCAGGGCTCCGGCAGTTTCGTGCAGGCGCATGCCAAGGTGCCGCCGCTCGGATTTGCGCGTGTGGAGACCATCGCCGACATTCAGCGCTGCTTCGAATTTCGCATCAGCATGGAAAGCGATGCCGCGCATTTCGCCGCGCTCCGCCGCAGCGACGACAACCTCGTTCAGATCGAAGCCGCGCTCGGCCTGCTGCGCGAGGCAACGAAGAACCGCAAGCATCGTGAGGACGCCGACTACGCGTTCCATCTCGCCATCTCCGAAGCGACCAACAACCATTATTTCGCGACATCGCTGAATGCGCTGAAAGACCATGTCGCCGTCGGCATGAAGTTGCACGGCCAGTCGCTGATGGGACCGCAGCCCGGCCTCGAGGCGGTGTTCGAAGAGCACAGCCGCATTTTTGAAGCGATCCGTGACCGCGACGCCGAGGCTGCGCGCACGGCCATGCGTCTGCACCTCGAGACCTCGCGCGACCGCCTGTTCGAAGGCCGTCTGCTCGATCTCTCATTCCGGTAGATGAGGAGGGCCTCTTGACCGATCACACAACATTCCTCGCAACGCTCATGGGCATTGTCGGCGAGCGCTACATCATCGGCCCCGGCGGGGATTTCGAGCCTTATGTGGTGGACTGGCGCGGTCGCTATCACGGCAAGGCGCTCGCCGTGGTGAAGCCCGGTTCGACGCAGGAAGTTTCCGATGTCGTGAAGGCCTGCGCGGCAGCCGATGTCGCTATTGTCCCGCAAGGCGGCAATACCGGCATGTGCGGCGCTGCAACGCCGCTCGGCGACCGCACCATGATCGTGCTGCGCCTCGATCGCCTCAACAAGATCCGCAGCATCAGCCGGCTGGGCGACTCCATCGCCGTCGATGCCGGCTGCATCCTCGCCGATATCCAGAAGGCTGCCGACGACATCGACCGTCTGTTCCCGCTCAGCCTTGGCGCCGAGGGCTCCTGTCAGATCGGCGGCAATCTCTCCACCAATGCCGGCGGCACCGCTGTGCTGCGCTACGGCACCACGCGCGAACTCTGCCTCGGCCTCGAAGTGGTGATGCCCGATGGCGAAATCCTCGACGGCATGACGGCGCTACGTAAGGATTCCACGAGCTTCGACACCAAGCAGCTCTTCATCGGCGCCGAAGGCACGCTTGGCATCATCACGGGTGCGGTGCTGAAACTGTTCCCGAAGCCGCGGGCGAGGGCAGTGGCCTTCGTCAAGCTGAACAGTATCGATGCGGTGCTCGATCTGCTAGCACAGGCGCGCACCGATCTCGGTGACCGCCTTGGCGCCTTCGAGGTGATGTCGCGCGGCCAGATCGAAGTCATCGCCGAGAACCTGCCGCTGGTGACCATCCCGTTCGCACTGGATACGCCCTGGTATGTGCTGATCGAGCTGGTCGATACGCTGCTCACAGTCGATCTTAATGAAGCCATGGAGGCGATGCTCGGCAATGCCTATGAGCGCGAACTGATCGCCGATGCGCTGGTAGCTTCCAGCGAGACTCAGGCCGTGACCTTCTGGAAAATCCGCCACAGCGTCTCGGAGGGGAGCAAGGCCGCCGGCTATGTCATCTCGCACGACAGCGCCGTACCGCTTTCACAGCAAGCCACCTTCGTGAAGCAGGTCGAAAAACGGATCGCTGAATATCGTCCCGACGCGCGCATCGTGATGCATGGCCATATCGGCGACGGCAACATTCACGTCCTCGCGATCATTCCGGGCTTGAAGCAGGATCAGAAGGACCTGATCGCCGATACCGTGCTCGGCATCAACACCATCGTCGATGAAGAGACGGCCGCACTCGGCGGCAGCATCAGCGCCGAACACGGCATCGGCATCGCGAATCGCGAGCGTCTCGGTCGCGTCGCCAATCCCGTCGAACTCAAACTGCTCCGCAACGTCAAGACGATGCTCGATCCCAAGGCCATCATGAATCCCGGAAAGGTGCTGCCGGCGGAGTAGGGCCGAGCAGCTTCGACCGCTGAATAAAGATCAATACGAGAAGAGGAATCCCATGAAGATCAGATCCATGCTGATGGCGGCCTGCGTCGCGCTTGGCGCCGTCGGCCCGGTTCATGCACAGGACGCGAAGTATCCGAGCAAGCCGATCACCATCGTCGTACCGTTCGCGGCGGGCGGCACCGTGGATATCATCGCTCGCATGGTCGGCGAACATCTGCAGAAGAAGCTCGGCGCCACTGTCGTGGTGGAAAACATGGGCGGCGCCGGCGGCAATATCGGTGTCAACCGTGTCGCCAAGGCAGCACCGGATGGCTACACGATCGGTCTTGCCAGCACCTCGCCGCTGGCGATTGCGCCGTCGCTCTATGGCAGCAAACTCCAGTTCCAACCGGAGAAGGATCTCGTCGCCTTCACGCAGGTCAGCATCGTACCGAACGTGCTGGTCGTGAACCCGGACCGTATCAAGGCCCGCACCGTTCCGGAGCTGATCGCATACATCAAGGCCAACGATGGCAAGGTCACGTTCGGCTCTGCCGGTCCCGGCACCTCGCAACACCTCGCGGGCGAACTGTTCCAGCAGATGACGGGCACCAAGATGGTCCACGTGCCTTATAAAGGGTCTAGCCAGATGGTCACCGACCTGATTTCGGGCCAGATTGATATTGCTTTCGACAATGTGCCGCTGCTGCTGCCGCATGTCGCCGGCGGCAAACTCGCTCTGCTCGCCACTGCAACGCCGAAGCGCGCCGAATTCGATCCGAACGTGCCGGCTGTCGCCGAATTCCTGCCGGGCTTCGAGGCCGTCGCCTGGCATGGCTTCATCGCACCTATCGCGACGCCGAAGCCGATCGTCGACAAGCTGTCGAGCGAAGTGCGTGAATTCATGACATTGCCGGAGACCAAGAAGAAGATGGCCGAACTCGGCGCCACCGCCGTGGCGATCCCGCAGGACGAATTCACGAAGTACATCGCCAGCGAGACTGCGCGCTGGAAGACCGTGATGGAAAAAGCCAACGTCACGATGAACTAAAACTCTCTGCCCCTCATCCCGAGGAGCGCGAAGCGCGTCTCGAAGGATGAGCGCAGGCTCCCACTCCGGCCATTTCATGGTTCGAGACGGCGCTATGCGCCTCCTCACCATGAGGGAGGAGTAGCGGGCCACTAGCACGATGCATCACGCTTCTCCGCGTGGTGCATCAACCTAAATCGAGCACCCGAAAACGGGGCCGATCAAAACCCACTGGAGGAACGACCCATGAGACTGCCTTCAATCCTGACGGCTGCCTGCCTCACGCTTGGCGTGCTGACGCCCGCATCCGCTCAGGATGTGAATTATCCCAACCGTGCCATCACCACCATCGTGCCGTTCTCGGCCGGCGGCACCGCCGACATCCTTGGACGCATGGTGGCAGAACATCTGCAGAAGAAGATGGGCGCGACCATCGTGGTCGAGAATGTCGGCGGTGCCGGCAGCATCATCGGCGTCACCCGTGTCGCTAAGGCGCAGCCCGACGGCTACACGATCGGCGTAGCCAGCACCTCGGCGATGTCGATCAATCCGACCATTTATGGCGCCAAGCTGAGCTACAATCCTGAAAAGGATCTGGTGCCGATCGCCCAGGTCAGCATGGTTCCCAATGTGCTGGTGGTGAACCCGAACAAGATCGCTGCGCGCACCGTGCCTGATCTGATTGCGTATCTCAAAGCCAATCCCGGCAAGGTGACATTCGGTTCGGCCGGGCCGGGGACATCGCAGCACCTCGCCGGCGAGCTGTTCCAGCAGATGACCGGCACCAAGATGGTTCATGTGCCATACAAGGGCTCGAGCCAGATGATGCCGGATCTGCTCAGCGGCCAGATCGATTTGTCGTTCGACAATGTGCCGCTGCTGTTGCCACATGTCACCGGCGGCAAACTCGCGATGCTCGCGACGGCAACGCCGAAGCGCGCCGAGTTCGACCCGAACCTGCCGGCCGTCGCCGAATTCCTGCCAGGCTTCGAGGCGGTCGCGTGGCATGGCTTCATCGCGCCGACGGGAACGCCGAAAGCCGTGACCGACAAGCTGTCGGCTGAGATCCGCGCTTTCATGCGGCAGCCCGAGACCAAAAGGAAGATCTCCGAACTCGGTGCTGTTGCAATGGATGTCGATGGTCCGGACTTCGGCAAATACATCGCCAGCGAGACCCAACGCTGGAAAGGCGTGATCGAGAAGGCGAATATCACGATGAACTGAGGCAGGAGCGGCAAGGCGGGGCCGTTCAAGGACGCGTCTCGCCTTGCCTCCGTATTGCCGCAAGAAACACGGCACTTGTCGCGAAATGCACGACCTCGCGCTCTCGACGTATTTTTACAAGCCGTTGAAATATCTCGGTGTTAGTCTCAGCCTGTCTTGAGACAAAGCAGAGGCGAACTTGCGACGTTCTTGCGAATGGCTGGCCGTCATAACAATGGCTGTAAAGCTTATCTGCCCGGCGACAGCGGCCAGCAACCTTCTCTCTGAAGCGCCCGATCTGACCGGCTTTTCGCAAGCCGGCCTCGATCGCGTGACCGAAATGCTCGACCGCGAAGTCGGGCAAGGCCATCTCGCCGGCGCCATCATGCTGATCCAGCGCCACGGCAAGCCCGTCTACTATCAGGGTTTTGGCGTCCGCAATCCCGAGACCATGGCGCCGATGACTCGGGACACGATCTTCCGCCTGTATTCCATGACCAAGCCGATCACGTCAGCGGCTGCAATGGTGCTGGTGGAGCAGGGCAAACTGAAACTCGATGATCCCATCTCGAAATACATTCCAGCTTTTGGCAGTGCACAGGTCGCGACGGAAAAGACAGATGCGAGCGGCAGAAAATATCTCGATTTTGCGCCGGCCCTGAGGCCTATCACCGTGCTCGATCTGATGCGACAGTCGTCCGGCATCAGTTCGGCCTTTACCGATCTTGGCCTCATCACGCAGCTTTATTTGAAGGCCGGATTGTTCGACGGCGATTTCGACAATCGCGACTTTGCCGATCGCCTCGCAAAATTGCCGCTCGCTTATCAGCCGGCAACGGTCTGGGATTACGGTCATTCCACCGACGTCCTCGGCAGCGTCATCGAGGTCGCATCCGGCATGTCGCTCTACGACTTCGAGAAGCAGTTTCTGTTCGATCCAATCGGCATGGTCGATACCAGCTACACCATTTCCGATCCTTCAAAAGCTGCGCGCATCGCGCAACCGCTGCCCACCGATCGGATCATCGGCAACGAGACGATTAGCGATCCGACCATCAAGCGCAAATGGGAATCCGGAGGAGGCGGCCTCAATGGGACCACGGACGATTACGCGCGCTTCCTGCAAATGCTGCTCAATGGCGGCGAAATCGACGGCAAGCGCATTCTCAGGCCCGAAACCGTCGCCCTTATGCGCAAGAACGAAGTCGCCCCGGCGACCGAGGTGAAGCCATGGGCCTATTACTATCCCGGCGCCGGCTTCGGCTACGGCCTCGGTTTTGGCGTCCGCACAGGCCCCGGCGAAGACGGCGTGCCGGGCTTCCTCGGCGAGATGGCCTGGGGCGGCGCGGCCGGGACTTACTTCTGGACCTATCCGGACCATGACATGGTGATGATCCTGATGGTGCAGACCCCGACCCAGCGCGGCCGCATCCAGCCAATCCTGAAGACGCTGGTCTATGAAGCGATCGCCAAATAGGCGGAGCCTCGAAACCTAGTCGCCGGTCGTCAGTTCAAAGCCCGCGTCGATACCCACGATTCGCATAAGGTATATTATGGAATATATTATCTGATAGCGATATGAGTGGCTTAGCCGCAAGAGCTCTCGGACTTTGCGCCATTGACCGCATCGCTACGGATATTTAGGCAACAATCCATGCGCTGCAAAGCCGCCGTCTACGTTCAGCACATGGCCCGTCACGAAGCTCGATTTGCTCCCGTCCAGCAGGAACAGCGCTGCGCCGGCGATCTCGTCCGGTTCGGCATAGCGCCGCTGCGGCACGACCTGCATCCAGCCTTCGCGCGTCGTCGCCGTGTGCATCTCCTGGACCATCGGCGTCTCGAACGGTCCTGGCGCGATGGCGTTGACACGGATGTTCAGCGGCGCCAGTTCGCAGGCCATGACCTGGGTCAGCGTGATCACGCCGCCCTTGGACGCGCCATAGGCTGATCGCTCGATATTGCCGCGGATGCCGGACACAGACGCAACATTGACGATGGCGCCGCCGCCATGGGCCTTCATCATCCGGGCAGCTTCCTTGGCCACGGCAAAAGTGCCGACCAGATTGATATCCAGGATTTCGCGGAACAGTTTGACGGAAGTCTCGAAGAACGGCACTTGGCGGCCGATTCCAGCTGAATTCACGAGGCCGCGAACCGGGCCGAAACCGGCTTCGCAATCTTTCAACCCCGCAATAACGGCATCCTCATTGGCGACGTCCATCACGACGGTGCGCGTTACGCCGGGTTTGACGGAATCGACGTGAGCCTTGGCGGCGTCCAGAGCAGGCTGGGTGAGGTCGGCGAGGAGGACCTTCCACCCCTCACCTACGGCCGCCTTCGCGATCGCCAGCCCGATTCCCGATGCGCCGCCGGTGATGATGGCGACGCCCTGATCCTTGTTCATGCTTTTCTTCCTCCCGTTTCCTGCAGCATCGCTGCGGCCGCGCAGCGGCATTCTTGCGGCCATGGGTTTTCACGAAAGACCGGGCAAAGTCGAGAGCGTCTGGCTGCTGTCCGCCTTTGGTCTGACGCGGAAATGGCTTGACCGGACTGCTGCGACATGATGACCAAATGACAAGGGGCTTCGCCCTCACAAAACCAAACGACGACGCGGCAGGGAGAAACAAAATGACAATTTCACGCCGGACACTGTTGAAGGCATCGGCTGCAGCGACCGCATTCGGCGGCATCGGTATGCCTTGGGTCGCCCGCGCCCAGCAGGCCGAATATGTCTACAAATACGCAAACAATCTGCCCGACACGCATCCCATGAACATCCGCGCCCGCGAGATGTCGGCGGCGATCAAGACCGAGACCAACGGCAAGGTCGATCTGCAGGTGTTTCCGAACAACCAGCTCGGCTCGGATACGGACATGCTGAGCCAGATCCGCTCGGGCGGCGTCGAGTTCTTCACGCTATCGGGCCTGATACTGGCGACCCTGGTGCCAGCCGCATCGATCAACGGGATCGGCTTTGCGTTCCCGAATTACGACACCGTCTGGAAGGCCATGGACGGCGATCTCGGGGCCTACATCCGGAAGGAAATCACCAAGGCCAATCTCGTGGTCATGGACAAGATCTGGGACAACGGCTTCCGCGAGATCACGTCCTCGACCAGGCCGATCAAGACGCCGGACGACCTCAAGGGCTTCAAGATCCGCGTGCCGGTATCGCCGCTGTGGACCTCGATGTTCAAGGCGTTCGATTCAGCGCCGGCCTCGATCAACATCAGCGAAGTCTATTCGGCCATGCAGACCAAGGTCGTCGAAGGCCAGGAGAATCCGCTGGCGATCATCTCGACCGCCAAATTCTACGAGGTCCAGAAATACTGCTCGCTGACCAACCATATGTGGGACGGCTACTGGTTCCTGGCCAATCGCCGCGCCTGGGAGAAGCTGCCGGCCGATCTACGCGACATCGTGGCGAAGAACATCAATGCCGCCGGCATGAAGGAACGCGAGGACGTCGCCAAGCTCAACGCCAATCTGCGCGGCGAGCTCGAAGCCAAGGGCCTCGCCTTCAATGAACTCGAACCCGGCCCGTTCCGCGACAAGCTGAAATCGGCCGGCTTCTACAAGGAGTGGCAGGGCAAATATGGTGACGAAGCCTGGGCCATTCTGGAAAAATCCGTCGGCAAGCTCGGCTGATCGGATAGGCCATGACAGCGCATGACATCTCCGCTCTGGAAAGCGGTGCCGTCGCGGCGGAGAGGGCGCCCCTCTCCCGCCGCGACGCCATCCTGACCGCCATCGATCGCTTTCTCGGCCATCTCGTCGAGATTCCAGCGGCACTGCTGGTGGTGGCGGAGGTGATCATCCTGTTTGTCGGGGTGGTTGCACGTTATGGCTTCCACCGGCCGCTGGTGTGGTCGGACGAACTCTCGTCGATCCTGTTCCTGTGGCTCGCCATGCTCGGCTCCGCCGTTGCGTTCCGGCGCGGCGAGCATATGCGGATGACGGCGCTGGTGGCGTCCGCCGGCCCGCGACTCTGGGCCTTCCTCGACGTGGTGGCGACCTGCTCCGCGCTGGCGTTCCTCGTGATGATCGTCGCGCCGTCCTACGAATACGCCTATGAGGAAAGCTACATCACGACCCCGGCGCTGCAGATCGCCAACAGTTTTCGCGCCGCGGCGCTGCCGGTCGGCATTTCACTGATGATCATCTTTGCAGTGCTGCGCCTGCTCCGCTACGGTCAGGTCCGCACCGTGCTCACCGCGCTCGGTACAGTCGTCGCGATCATGGGCGTGTTCTGGTTCGCCGAACCGTTTCTGCGCACGCTCGGTAATCTCAACCTGATCATCTTCTTTGTCGGCGTGGTCGCGCTCTGCGTCTTCGCCGGCGTGCCGATCGCCTTTGGATTCGGCCTCGCGATCTTCGGCTATATGGCGCTGACCACGCGCACGCCGATCATGGTGCTGGTCGGCCGCATGGATGAGGGCATGAGCCACCTGATCCTGCTCTCGGTGCCGCTGTTCGTGTTTCTCGGTCTCCTGATCGAGATGACCGGCATGGCCCGTGCCATGGTGGCGTTCCTCGCCAGCCTGCTTGGGCATGTCCGCGGCGGCCTGCATTACGTGCTGATCGGCGCCATGTATCTGGTTTCCGGCATTTCCGGCTCCAAGGCCGCCGACATGGCCGCGGTGGCCCCGGTGCTATTCCCGGAAATGAAAGAACGCGGCGCCAAGCCGGGCGATCTCGTCGCCCTGCTCTCGGCCACCGGCGCGCAGACTGAAACCATTCCACCGAGCCTGGTCCTGATCACCATCGGATCGGTCACCGGCGTCTCGATCTCGGCCCTATTCACTGGCGGTCTGCTGCCTGGCGTGGTGCTGGCCATCACCCTCGGCATTCTCGTCTGGTGGCGCTATCGCGGTGAGGATCTCAGCCATGTGAAGCGAGCAAGCGGTGCCGAGATCGGCAAGGCCTTCATCATCTCGGTGCCGGCTATTGCGCTGCCTTTCGTCATCCGCGCTGCCGTTGTCGAGGGCGTGGCGACGGCCACGGAGGTCTCCACCATCGGCATCGTCTATGCCGTGCTGGCGGGCCTGCTGATCTATCGCCAGTTCGACTGGAACCGGCTGAAGCCGATGCTGGTGGACACCGCCTGCCTGTCCGGCGCCATCCTGCTGATCATCGGAACAGCCACCGGCATGGCCTGGGGCCTGACCCAGTCCGGTTTCTCCCGCTCGCTGGCGGCGGCCATGACTGGCCTGCCCGGTGGCGGCGCCACCTTCATCGCGGTCTCCATCGTCGCCTTCATCATCCTCGGCAGCGTGCTCGAGGGCATCCCAGCCATCGTGTTATTCGGGCCCCTGCTATTCCCGATCGCCCGGCTGGTCGGCGTCCATGAGGTCCACTATGCGATGGTCGTCATCCTTGCTATGGGCATCGGCCTGTTCGCGCCGCCCTTCGGCGTCGGCTACTATGCCGCCTGTGCGATCGGACGCGTCGATCCGGCGGAAGGCATCCGGCCAATCCTGGGATACTTGCTGGCGTTGCTGGTCGGCCTGATCATCGTGGCAATCTTCCCGTGGATTTCGATCGGGTTCCTGTAAGGTGACTGTCATTGCGAGGACGTGGCAACGAAGCAAGCAGCCCTCTTTGTTTTGTGCAGCCGGGAATGGCTTCGCTGCGCTCACAATGACGAGAAAATTCCAAACAAATGAAGTAAAATCAGTATGTTATTAATAACATCTAATCTGATTTTGTAATAAAAATCTGCTGCTGAACTGTTATGTGAGATATCTTCAATATCTCGCTGAAATATAGACAAGAGTGCACGATGATATCTGATCAGGGCGTCTATAGCGTCGGTCTCGACCAGAACGCCGCCAACTTCGTCCCGCTGTCACCCCTCAGCTTCCTCCGGCGCAGCGCGGCGGTCTATCCGAATCTGACTAGCGCCGTCTACGAGGGGCGCCGTTTCACCTGGGGCGAGACCTATGAGCGCTGCCGGCGCTTCGCCTCCTACCTCACTGGCCGCGGCATCGGGCGTGGCGATACGGTCGCCGCCATGCTTCCAAACATTCCGGCGATGAACGAGGTCCACTTCGCGGTCCCGATGGCGGGCGCCGTGCTCAATGCCCTCAACATCCGCCTCGACGCCGCGGCGATCGCGTTTCAGCTCGACCATGGCGGCGCGAGGGTGCTGCTGGTGGATCCGGAATTCTCCGTCGTCATCAGCGAGGCGCTCGGCCTCATGAGCGGGCCAAAGCCCCTCATCATCGATGTGGACGACGCCGCCTTCACAGGCGGCAGCCGGATCGGCGAACTCGAATATGAGGAGGCGCTGGCCTCCGGCAGCCCGGACTTCGAGTCGGTCTTCCCGCTCGACGAATGGGACGCCATCGCCCTCGGCTACACCTCGGGCACCACGGGCAATCCCAAAGGCGTCGTCACCCATCACCGCGGCGCCTATCTGAACGCGGTGTCGAACATCCTCGCCGCCGGCCTCGGCCAGCATCCGGTCTATCTGTGGACCCTGCCGATGTTCCACTGCAACGGCTGGTGCTTTCCCTGGACTGTGGCCGCCAGCGCGGGCGTCAATGTCTGCCTGCGCAAGGTGGACCCGACCAAGATCTTCGCGCTGACCAAGGAGCACGGCGTCACGCATATGTCGGGCGCGCCGATCGTCTACAACACGCTGATCAATGCTCCGGATGCGCCGACCTATTCCGGTGGTCCGCTGATCCAGGGCTCCATCGCCGGGGCACCGCCGCCGATGGCGGTGCTCGCGGGCGCCGAGAAGATCGGCATCAAGCTCACGCATGTTTACGGCTTGACCGAAGTCTACGGCCCCGCCTCGGTCTGCGCCGAGCAACCCGGATGGGATGTCCTCCCCGCCGACGAACGCGCCAAGCTCAAGCGCCGCCAGGGCGTGCCATATCACCTGCAGGAAAGCGTCACGGTGATTGATCCCGCGACCATGCAGGAGGTTCCGCGCGATGGCGAGACCATCGGCGAGGTCATGTTCCGCGGCAATATCGTGATGAAGGGCTATCTCAAGAACGAGAAAGCCACGCGGGAGGCCTTTGAAGGCGGCTGGTTTCACACCGGCGATCTCGGCGTGCTCGACGCCGAAGGCTATGTGACCATCAAGGACCGCTCCAAGGACATCATCATCTCCGGCGGCGAGAACATCTCGTCGGTGGAGGTGGAGGACGTGCTGTATACGCATCCCGCGGTGCTATTCGCCTCGGTGGTGGCGAAGCCCGATGCGAAATGGGGCGAAGTCCCGTGCGCCTTCGTGGAGCTGAAGGACAAGGCGCAGGCGACCGAAGCCGAGATCATCGCCCATTGCCGCGCGACGCTGCCGGGTTTCAAGACGCCGAAAGCGGTTGTGTTCGGACCGATCCCGAAAACCTCCACGGGCAAGATCCAGAAATTCATGCTGCGCGACCGGGTGAAATCGACGGGGTCGTTCGAGAGCTGAGTGGGGAGCGCCCGCCCCCTCATCCCAAGGAGCCCCACGCAGCGGGCGTCTAAGGATCGCTGCAGACGCCGAGCCCAAACCAGCTCATGGTTCGGGATACGCGAAGGCGCGCTCCTCGCCGTGAGAAACAGGGAGATGCCCGATCACCGGCCCCATGGATTGAAGGACCTGACGATCGGCCATACTTTCCAGTATCGGAACGGCGAGGTGATCCGCTTCGACACCGGGAGCGCTTCATGACAGAGAACTTCGCCGCCATCGTGCTCGGCGGGACCGGACAAGTCGGCGGCGCCGCCGTCGCCGCCCTGCTCGCGATACCGGACTGCCGCGAAGTGGTGATGATCACCCGCAAACCCATCCCCCCGATGCCACGACTGCGTAACGTGGTTTGCGATACCGGCGCAGCGGATTTTGCCGAACGGGTGGCAACGGTTGCACGCGAGGTGCTGAGCCAGGGGCCAGCGAGCGCGGTGAGTTGTGTGGGTGTCGGTTCGGGGGCGATGCGCTGGAGCGAGGAGGAGCTGAAACGGCTCGAGCTCGGCGTGGTCGGCGCGTTTGCGCGCGGCTGCCATCAGGCGGGAATTGCGCAGTTCTGCCTGCT
Coding sequences within:
- a CDS encoding SDR family NAD(P)-dependent oxidoreductase — translated: MRKDSCVTNGLNGKAIVIIGASSGIGAAVAKKFGALGANLIVHYNGNPEGAQDVVTSIQAAGGKAELLRGDVSERAEAARVIEEAHAKLGRIDVLINNAGAMFGRTSIANATDEQYDDVVDLNIGSVFFACRKAAKIMEAQRSGSIINTTSVAARNGGSGGAGLYGSAKGFVSTITRVLAKELAPFNVRANAVAPGVIMTPFHQRYSTEEQLEGARQGIPLGRIGTPEDCVGAYQFLADETMSGYITGQVIEVNGGQIMP
- a CDS encoding FadR/GntR family transcriptional regulator, which translates into the protein MKPIDSSEHPDAPRPRHAGASLVDKVYGELAQRIANGDYATDQKLPGEHELAAVFDVSRPVLREALGRLREDGLIYSRQGSGSFVQAHAKVPPLGFARVETIADIQRCFEFRISMESDAAHFAALRRSDDNLVQIEAALGLLREATKNRKHREDADYAFHLAISEATNNHYFATSLNALKDHVAVGMKLHGQSLMGPQPGLEAVFEEHSRIFEAIRDRDAEAARTAMRLHLETSRDRLFEGRLLDLSFR
- a CDS encoding FAD-binding oxidoreductase, with amino-acid sequence MTDHTTFLATLMGIVGERYIIGPGGDFEPYVVDWRGRYHGKALAVVKPGSTQEVSDVVKACAAADVAIVPQGGNTGMCGAATPLGDRTMIVLRLDRLNKIRSISRLGDSIAVDAGCILADIQKAADDIDRLFPLSLGAEGSCQIGGNLSTNAGGTAVLRYGTTRELCLGLEVVMPDGEILDGMTALRKDSTSFDTKQLFIGAEGTLGIITGAVLKLFPKPRARAVAFVKLNSIDAVLDLLAQARTDLGDRLGAFEVMSRGQIEVIAENLPLVTIPFALDTPWYVLIELVDTLLTVDLNEAMEAMLGNAYERELIADALVASSETQAVTFWKIRHSVSEGSKAAGYVISHDSAVPLSQQATFVKQVEKRIAEYRPDARIVMHGHIGDGNIHVLAIIPGLKQDQKDLIADTVLGINTIVDEETAALGGSISAEHGIGIANRERLGRVANPVELKLLRNVKTMLDPKAIMNPGKVLPAE
- a CDS encoding Bug family tripartite tricarboxylate transporter substrate binding protein, producing the protein MKIRSMLMAACVALGAVGPVHAQDAKYPSKPITIVVPFAAGGTVDIIARMVGEHLQKKLGATVVVENMGGAGGNIGVNRVAKAAPDGYTIGLASTSPLAIAPSLYGSKLQFQPEKDLVAFTQVSIVPNVLVVNPDRIKARTVPELIAYIKANDGKVTFGSAGPGTSQHLAGELFQQMTGTKMVHVPYKGSSQMVTDLISGQIDIAFDNVPLLLPHVAGGKLALLATATPKRAEFDPNVPAVAEFLPGFEAVAWHGFIAPIATPKPIVDKLSSEVREFMTLPETKKKMAELGATAVAIPQDEFTKYIASETARWKTVMEKANVTMN
- a CDS encoding Bug family tripartite tricarboxylate transporter substrate binding protein, yielding MRLPSILTAACLTLGVLTPASAQDVNYPNRAITTIVPFSAGGTADILGRMVAEHLQKKMGATIVVENVGGAGSIIGVTRVAKAQPDGYTIGVASTSAMSINPTIYGAKLSYNPEKDLVPIAQVSMVPNVLVVNPNKIAARTVPDLIAYLKANPGKVTFGSAGPGTSQHLAGELFQQMTGTKMVHVPYKGSSQMMPDLLSGQIDLSFDNVPLLLPHVTGGKLAMLATATPKRAEFDPNLPAVAEFLPGFEAVAWHGFIAPTGTPKAVTDKLSAEIRAFMRQPETKRKISELGAVAMDVDGPDFGKYIASETQRWKGVIEKANITMN